Proteins from a genomic interval of Centroberyx gerrardi isolate f3 chromosome 23, fCenGer3.hap1.cur.20231027, whole genome shotgun sequence:
- the plaa gene encoding phospholipase A-2-activating protein — MASSSSYKLRCSIPGHEMDVRGLAAAVFPDGAFVSVSRDRTGRVWVPNSSPDKGFTEVHCMSGHSNFVSCVCIIAPSETYPRGLVATGGNDHNICVFTLDQPQPLFTLQGHKNTVCTLSSGKFGTLLSGSWDTTAKVWLNEKCMMTLQGHSAAVWAVVILPEQGLMLSGSADKTIKLWKAGRCERTFTGHEDCVRGLAVISDIEFFSCSNDASIRRWMVSGECVQIYYSHTNYIYSLAVFPNSQDFVSTGEDRTLRIWRKGECSQTIRLPAQSVWCCCLLPNGDIAVGASDGIIRVFTEAEERMASPEDLQAFEDELSKATIDPKTGDLGDIKMEDLPGREHLDEPGNRDGQTRLIKDGQKVEAYQWSVSDDRWMKIGDVVGGSNQQTSKTVMYEGKEYDYVFTIDVNEGGPSMKLPYNVSEDPWLTAHNFLQKNDLSPMFLDQVANFIIENTKGHVVGPAQPSGGDPFTGSGRYIPGASDGRTGFGADPFTGSGRYIPGSEATTGAPGGVADPFTGGGAYSSAAVRQTATNIYFPKTDGVTFEQANATQIIAKLKELNDGAPQKHKLSEEVLESLDRLLVSVCGTSSSEQPPNLQQINLLWKASHWPEDIVFPVLDIMRLAVRHPQVNESLCGEEEGVQLCNHLLSLMRPEGRPANQMLALRTLCNCFSGRHGRALLLAQRETVLSRAADLASVCNKNIHIALATLILNYAGCLHGQSDLEAKAQCLSVASTALESVQDKEAVFRLLVALGTTLASDHTAQDLARSLGVNSQISKYSSVSDPAKVGECCQLVLKELQ, encoded by the exons ATGGCATCATCTAGCTCGTATAAACTCAGGTGCTCTATTCCAGGTCACGAAATGGACGTTAGAGGGCTTGCAGCTGCTGTTTTTCCAGATGGAgcttttgtgtctgtgtccagaGACCGAACCGGAAGGGTCTGGGTACCCAACTCAAg CCCAGACAAAGGTTTCACAGAGGTGCACTGTATGTCTGGCCATTCAAATTTTGTATCCTGTGTATGCATCATTGCACCTAGTGAAACATATCCTCGAGGACTTGTTGCCACAGGTGGAAATGATCATAATATTTGTGTTTTCACACTGGACCAACCACAGCCCCTATTCACTCTCCAGGGTCACAAAAACACAG TTTGCACTCTGTCCTCTGGGAAGTTTGGGACACTGTTGAGTGGCTCCTGGGACACCACAGCCAAAGTCTGGCTCAATGAGAAGTGCATGATGACTTTGCAG GGCCACTCTGCAGCAGTGTGGGCAGTGGTCATCCTACCTGAACAAGGCCTTATGCTGTCTGGATCAGCAGATAAGACCATAAAACTTTGGAAAGCTGGCCGCTGTGAGAGGACGTTTACAG GTCACGAGGACTGCGTAAGGGGGCTAGCGGTGATCAGCGATATTGAGTTTTTCTCTTGCAGCAACGATGCCAGTATCAGAAGGTGGATGGTGTCGGGCGAATGTGTACAGATCTATTACAGCCACACCAACTACATCTACAGCCTAGCTGTCTTCCCCAATAGCCAAG ATTTTGTAAGCACTGGAGAGGACAGGACTTTGAGGATATGGAGGAAGGGAGAATGCTCTCAGACCATCCGCCTGCCTGCCCAGTCCGTGTGGTGCTGTTGCCTCCTGCCCAACGGTGATATAGCCGTCGGAGCCAG CGATGGTATTATTCGTGTGTTCACGGAGGCTGAGGAACGCATGGCCAGTCCAGAGGACCTCCAGGCCTTTGAGGATGAGCTCTCCAAAGCCACCATTGACCCCAAGACGGGCGACCTTGGAGACATCAAAATGGAGGACCTTCCTGGAAGGGAACACCTTGATGAGCCTG GGAATCGCGACGGACAGACACGGCTGATTAAAGATGGACAGAAGGTGGAGGCGTACCAGTGGAGCGTCAGCGATGACCGCTGGATGAAAATCGGAGATGTGGTCGGAGGCTCCAACCAGCAGACATCCAAGACGGTGATGTACGAGGGAAAG GAGTACGACTATGTGTTCACCATTGACGTGAATGAGGGCGGGCCGTCCATGAAGCTGCCTTACAACGTGTCAGAGGACCCCTGGCTGACGGCGCACAACTTTTTGCAGAAGAATGACCTCAGCCCCATGTTCCTCGACCAGGTTGCCAATTTTATCATAGAGAACACCAAAGGACATGTGGTGGGCCCGGCTCAGCCCAGTGGTGGTGACCCGTTCACTG GATCAGGGCGGTATATCCCCGGAGCATCTGATGGTAGGACGGGCTTTGGAGCTGATCCCTTCACAG gcTCTGGTCGCTACATCCCAGGGTCAGAAGCGACTACAGGCGCTCCAGGAGGTGTGGCAGATCCCTTCACAG gtggaggTGCCTACTCCTCAGCAGCCGTCAGGCAGACTGCAACCAACATCTACTTCCCTAAGACGGATGGTGTGACCTTTGAGCAAGCCAATGCCACGCAGATCATTG CCAAGCTGAAGGAGCTGAACGATGGAGCCCCCCAGAAGCACAAGCTTTCTGAGGAGGTTCTGGAGAGCCTGGACAGGCTGCTGGTGAGTGTCTGTGGGACCAGCTCCTCCGAGCAGCCCCCGAACCTCCAGCAGATCAACCTGCTCTGGAAGGCCTCCCACTGGCCGGAAG ACATTGTGTTCCCTGTCCTGGACATCATGAGGCTGGCAGTGCGCCACCCGCAGGTTAATGAGAGcctgtgtggagaggaggagggagtccAGCTGTGCAACCACCTGCTGAGCCTGATGAGGCCCGAGGGGCGTCCGGCCAACCAGATGCTGGCGTTGCGGACTCTGTGTAACTGCTTCAGCGGGCGACACGGGCGAGCCCTCCTCCTGGCCCAGCGCGAGACGGTGCTGTCGCGTGCCGCCGACCTGGCCTCTGTCTGCAACAAGAACATCCACATCGCCTTGGCCACTCTGATCCTCAACTACGCTGGCTGCCTGCACGGCCAGTCCGACCTCGAGGCCAAGGCCCAGTGCCTGTCTGTGGCCAGCACTGCCCTGGAGTCGGTGCAGGACAAGGAGGCTGTGTTCAGGCTACTGGTGGCCCTGGGCACCACTCTGGCCTCAGACCACACAGCCCAGGACCTGGCGCGCTCCCTGGGGGTCAACTCCCAGATTTCCAAGTACTCCTCAGTGTCAGACCCAGCCAAGGTGGGCGAGTGTTGCCAGCTGGTTTTAAAAGAACTACAATGA
- the haus6 gene encoding HAUS augmin-like complex subunit 6, giving the protein MANPVSLQKRNGKYLWFALLGLGFQPDNVTAASLWTGRTNVKHLNLGMNMFDKPNKDAFYIVTHFLLEKLNPTRFHEAYRHCWPVLNHKADAEFRKVTCAWLRDIMDENGSAGSKVVASLFLSPGGFKFINLMLHLANHVMLQEMKTFTTDDSWVPEAAATPASSLDMAAKRLKLIKARFLKSAVEQDNLLQEYQKRAQSLVKSMRDIRAEGAKYDDLLKHHSGDAAQEGASPAEKIQKVRSLWSAIDGMLSTIKEEQRVMDCVMKGDVDQYTLDGTDVVLKVPRALLERIEQLPQHLSAGNMYEAGQLNLLCVMELMNHALQLLKEERSRVSHAPAPQLHPQHLQEKRLQVARVLESLQLIRERISKEEIPEVRSAIRKLEAEWDRKWMDTLKDTPLVSFLNEDPALGFLSPMAPLSFEPAAEAIYRSSVFSQYPAKLLAEKPAETKSQEGLATSYSDLKSFCLPTLESAETPVATIEVSSRANTSLHGLFDTPPSPPVRSPSPPPPHQASIMKTTRAPPKAAAMRNKAQILNWECDNLANQFADAVTTTTPLDGRIKGLDLEDLLTTLGGDPFSTRKQLPRTPESLIMDVKSSWRKAIEEDKAQKTRHSAKFDSDSIIGRLTPLGEPQDVSLSPDAPSQSLSCDPAATYPSSPPVRQQGVSLMSTLSWDSPNTEALHSLSGTGSSAVHFSLDHETLPEMLGSDSLLSLSDEAMDINASDEEEEDELLLPHIPSLKTEAKRTPLNARQRVGQIQQACGGTSFMDNRKRTPECLLSRHEVTGLDRDWLMAATMEMETAASVAANDKVFSLDLDTLKSPSPPNKQEYSLPKLVTFSPIDDV; this is encoded by the exons ATGGCGAATCCAGTATCGTTACAGAAGAGGAACGGTAAATATCTGTGGTTTGCCCTTCTGGGTCTTGGATTTCAACCAGATAACGTTACTGCAGCATCACTTTGGACCGGCAGAACCAACGTTAAACACTTGAATCTTGGAAT GAATATGTTTGACAAACCAAACAAGGATGCATTCTACATAGTCACCCATTTCTTGTTGGAGAAACTCAACCCCACACGCTTTCATGAGGCATACAG GCATTGCTGGCCTGTTTTGAACCACAAAGCAGATGCTGAGTTCCGGAAAGTCACCTGTGCTTGGCTGCGGGACATAATG GATGAAAATGGCAGTGCAGGATCCAAAGTGGTAGCGTCATTGTTCCTCTCACCTGGAGGCTTCAAGTTCATCAACTTGATGCTTCATCTGGCCAACCATGTCATGCTGCAAGAAATGAAGACATTCACCACTG ATGACAGCTGGGTTCCTGAGGCTGCAGCGACACCTGCCTCCTCCCTGGACATGGCAGCGAAGAGACTCAAACTGATCAAGGCCAGGTTCCTGAAGTCTGCTGTGGAGCAGGACAACCTCCTCCAGGAGTACCAGAAACGAGCCCA GTCCCTGGTGAAGTCTATGAGAGATATCAGGGCCGAGGGCGCCAAGTATGACGATCTACTCAA ACATCACAGTGGTGATGCTGCACAGGAGGGAGCTTCTCCAGCTGAGAAGATCCAAAAG GTGCGCTCCCTGTGGTCGGCCATCGATGGGATGTTGTCGACCATCAAAGAGGAGCAGCGGGTCATGGACTGTGTTATGAAGGGCGACGTAGACCAATACACCTTAGACGGGACGGACGTGGTCCTCAAAGTTCCTCGGGCTCTGCTGGAGCGAATCGAGCAGCTCCCACAGCAT TTGAGTGCAGGGAACATGTACGAGGCAGGCCAGCTAAACCTCCTGTGTGTGATGGAGCTGATGAACCACGCTCTGCAGCTCCTAAAGGAGGAGCGGTCTCGGGTTTCCCATGCCCCCGCACCCCAGCTCCACCCCCAGCACCTGCAGGAGAAACGTCTGCAGGTGGCCCGTGTGCTGGAGAGCCTCCAACTCATCAG AGAGAGGATTTCCAAGGAAGAAATCCCTGAGGTCAGGAGCGCCATTAGAAAGCTGGAGGCGGAGTGGGACAGGAAGTGGATGGATACTCTGAAAGACACGCCCCTGGTCTCTTTTCTGAATGAGGATCCT GCTCTTGGTTTCCTCTCACCAATGGCTCCACTGTCTTTTGAACCGGCAGCTGAAGCCATTTACAGAAGCAGTGTCTTCTCCCAGTATCCTGCTAAGCTTCTTG CGGAGAAGCCTGCAGAGACTAAATCACAGGAAGGACTTGCCACTAGTTATTCTGACCTCAAAAG CTTTTGCCTTCCAACACTTGAGAGCGCTGAAACTCCTGTCGCCACCATTGAAGTGTCGTCACGAGCAAATACCTCGCTCCATGGGCTTTTTGACACGCCACCATCCCCACCTGTCAGGTctccctcaccaccaccacctcacCAGGCTAGTATTAT GAAAACGACTCGTGCTCCTCCAAAGGCAGCTGCCATGAGGAATAAGGCTCAGATACTGAACTGGGAATGTGATAACTTAGCCAATCAG TTTGCAGATGCTGTGACCACAACCACTCCCTTGGATGGCAGGATCAAAGGTTTGGACCTGGAAGACCTTCTCACCACTCTGGGTGGAGATCCTTTCTCTACCAGGAAGCAGTTGCCACGAACCCCTGAGAGCCTGA TTATGGATGTGAAGAGCTCCTGGCGAAAGGCAATCGAGGAAGACAAAGCGCAGAAAACCCGTCACTCAGCTAAGTTCGACAGCGACAGCATCATAGGGCGCCTCACTCCTCTCGGCGAGCCACAGGACGTCTCGCTGAGCCCCGACGCTCCCTCCCAGAGCCTCTCCTGCGATCCCGCTGCCACGTACCCCAGCAGCCCCCCCGTCCGCCAGCAGGGCGTCTCCCTCATGTCCACTCTGTCCTGGGACTCCCCCAACACAGAGGCCCTTCACAGCCTGAGCGGCACCGGCAGCAGCGCCGTCCACTTCAGCCTCGACCACGAGACTCTTCCCGAAATGCTGGGCAGCGACAGCCTGCTGAGCCTCAGCGACGAAGCCATGGACATCAACGCCTCGgacgaagaagaggaggatgagctTCTCCTCCCCCACATCCCCTCCCTGAAGACTGAGGCCAAGCGCACGCCGCTCAATGCACGGCAGCGCGTGGGCCAGATCCAGCAGGCGTGCGGCGGTACCTCCTTCATGGACAACAGGAAGAGGACACCAGAGTGCCTCTTGTCTCGTCACGAGGTCACCGGTTTGGACAGGGACTGGCTGATGGCAGCCACAATGGAAATGGAGACTGCAGCATCAGTGGCAGCCAATGACAAGGTCTTCTCACTGGATCTGGATACGCTAAAGAGCCCCTCGCCCCCAAACAAGCAGGAGTACAGCCTCCCCAAACTGGTCACATTCTCCCCCATAGATGATGTGTAG